The nucleotide window ACGCCGTCCTTCGCGTAGGCCTTGCGGTCGCGCGCGAGGCGGCGGGCGGACTCGGCGCAGCTGCCCGGCAGGGTGTCGAGGCGCTCGAGGGCGGCCTTGTCGTCGTAGACGTTGCCGGTCACCTCGCCCCGGGCCGCGAGCGCGAGCGCGTCCTTGCGTCCCGTAAATCCCTCGCGCACCGCGCAGGCGATGCCCGCGAGGAGGAGATGGACGTCGGCGGAGCCGTCGGGCGAGCGCAGCTCGACGGTCTGGCCGAACATGTCGCCCTTGTAGTCGGGCTTCTGCCGGGGGTTGACGCGGCAGGCGAGGTTGTCGACCCCGCGCCAGCCGAGCGGGACCCGCACGAGCGCCGAGCGGTTGGCGGCGCTCCAGCAGACGCGGGTCGGCGCCTCCTGGTGCGGCACCAGGCGCAGGTAGGAGGCCGCGCAGGTGTTGCCGAAGGCGGTCAGCGAGCCGGCGTGGCGGAGCAGGCCGCCGATGACGGCGCGGGCGTCCTCGCTCAAGACGCCTTTCGCGTCGAGCAGCACGTTGCGGCCCTTGCGCGAGACGGAGAGATGGATGTGCAGGCCGCTGCCGGCGTCGCCCAGGCTCAGCTTGGGGGCGAAGGAGACGAGGAGCCCGTGGCGGGCGGCGAGGCGGCGGACGAGCCACTTGGCGGTGAGCAGGCGGCCGGCGGTCTCCTGGAGCGGGGCGGGCAGGAACTCGAGCTCGTACTGGCACATCCGCATCCCGCGGAACTCGGGGAGCGCGTCCTCGGCGGAGGCGACGTAGCCCACCTCGGAGTGGGCGTACTTCACCCCCCCGCAGATCTCGGCGGAGAGACGCAGGACCTCCTCGAGGAAGCCGTCCCAGCGCGAGTAGGGGGCGGCCTCGTGGTAGGCGCCCTGCGGGCGGCCGGGGTAGAGCTCCTTCTCCTCGGGGTAGATGACGTAGAACTCGAGCTCGCCTAAGGCCTGGAGCTCGCCGCCCGCCGCGCGGGTGAAGGACTCGTCGGCGCGCGCGAGGACGTTGTCGGGGGTGAAGACGGCCGGCTCGCCCTTGCCGTCGAGGAAGCGGCAGACGAACTCGAGGGAGTCGGGGGCGAAGGGGCTGAGGAAGGCCGTGCGGTAGACCGGCAGGACGTACATGTCGCTGCGGCCGGCGTCCACCATCCCCTTGAAGAGGCTCGAGCCGTCGACGCGCTCGCCCTCGGCGAGCACGGCCTCGGCGTCGCGCAGGTCGTTGACCGGGAGCTTGAGCTCCTTGAGCTTGCCGTCGCGGGCCGGATAGCGGAAATGGATGGAGCGGATGCCGCGCTTGCGGATGACGCCGAGGAGGTCCTTGCGGGTGAAGTCCTCGGGGGCCTTGCCCAGCTCGCGCACGAGCGGATTCGCGTGCCCGTCGAAAAGAGCGGTCGCCATGCGCTCAGTCTAAGATTTTCGACGGAAGGACGCAACGGGCGTCAGAGGGCGGAAGCGGCGGACTGCAGGGTGCGGCCGGCGTCGCTGAGAGCGTTCAGGAGGGCGCCCTCCCCCTGGGGCTTGCGCACGCGCAGGTCCGGCTGGAAGGAGTAGGTCACGCCGCCGCCCACCCCGCCGCTGACCCCGTGCGAGGGGATGCCCAGGCGCTGGGCGAGCGCGACCGAGCCCTCCCCGAAGCGGGGCCCGCAGTCGCCCACGACCGCGAGCGCGCTCTGCCCGTTGTAGCGGACGACGACGACGCTGCCGAGCAGGTCCTTGCGGGACTTGGGGACGACGACGTAGGGGACGCGCGTGGGATCGAGCGAGGAGCCGTCGGCGTAGCGCATCGAGGTCTGGCGCTGGCGATGGGGGTCCTGATGGACGCGGGGGTCGTAGCCGCTCACGGGGCCGTCGGTGTCGATGGCCATCCCCGCCCGCACGGTCCAGGGGGAGGAGCGCGTCGGAGAGGCCGCGAGGGCGTCGACGAAGGTCCCGTTGGAGGCGCCGTCGAAGCGCACCGCGCCGCTGCGCCAGGACGCGTCCATGTCCTCGATGGGGGCGGCGGCGACGGCGAAGGACTTCCCGGCCTTCTCGAGCTGGCGCAGCGCCTCGGGGGAGGCGGTCTCGACCCGGGCGCCGAAGCGGGCGGGCTCGGGGCGGTTCTTCGGGTCGGAGGTGTCGAAGCGGGCGGAGGCCTTCTTGTCGGCGCACTCCTCGGGCTTGCAGCCCGTCAGGGCGAGGAGGAGAGGGAGGAGGAGGAGGGCCCGGGCCTTCATGGCCATAGTCTTGCGCCGAAGCGCGGGAAGGACCCGTATCCGAGGGCCCATGCCGGAGTAGGCCCAAAGGCCTACTCCGGCCCATCTGCTTATCCATACTCCCCACGGGAATCCCCGGCTAGGAGTCCGTCCGAGTAATATCGCCCGTGCCGGAGGCCCGAGATTGGGGAGAGTCCTAGGCGGGCTGCCGGGGGCATAGCCGAAGCTATGTCCCCGTCGGCCCAACGACGGAATCTCCCCGATATCGGGCCTCCCGCTCCTCCCCATAACTCAGGGGAAGAGCGGGTCGCGCGCTATCGGGCTGCGCCTTCGTTGCCCGCCGCTCGCGTAGCGCTGCTACGCCGCGCGCCGAAGCGCCTCGGCTCGCTCCAACAGCGCGCGACCGGCATGGACGCTATTACTCGGACGGACTCCTCGGGATTCCCGCACGGGATTATGGTAGATTCTCGTCGTGACCGAGGCCGAACTGCGCCGGGAGCTCGTCAAGTTCGGCCGCCTGCTCTTCGAGCGGGACTACACCCCCGGGCCTTCCGGCAACCTCAGCGCCCGCCTCGGCCCGGACCTCTTCCTCATCACCCCGACCGGCCGGAGCAAGGGCCTCCTCGCGCCCGAGGACCTCGTCGTCATCGACGGCAAGGGCCGCAAGGTGCGCGGCCGCCTGAGCCCGACCTCGGAGAGCGCGATGCACCTGCTCTTCTACGCGCTGCGCCCCGAAGTCCGCGCGGTCGTCCACGCCCATCCGCCCACGGCCACGAGCTTCGCCTGCGCGGGCCTCCCGCTCGACAGCCCGCTGTCCTCGGAGTTCATCGAGGCCCTGGGCTGCGCGCCGCTCGCCTCCTACGCCACCCCGGGGACGCCCGAAGTCCCGGACTCCCTGCGGGACCTGGCCCGGAGCCACGACGCCGTCCTGCTCGCCAACCACGGGGTCGTGACCGTCGGCAAGGACCTCTGGGACGCCTACGCG belongs to Elusimicrobiota bacterium and includes:
- a CDS encoding glutamine synthetase family protein; this translates as MATALFDGHANPLVRELGKAPEDFTRKDLLGVIRKRGIRSIHFRYPARDGKLKELKLPVNDLRDAEAVLAEGERVDGSSLFKGMVDAGRSDMYVLPVYRTAFLSPFAPDSLEFVCRFLDGKGEPAVFTPDNVLARADESFTRAAGGELQALGELEFYVIYPEEKELYPGRPQGAYHEAAPYSRWDGFLEEVLRLSAEICGGVKYAHSEVGYVASAEDALPEFRGMRMCQYELEFLPAPLQETAGRLLTAKWLVRRLAARHGLLVSFAPKLSLGDAGSGLHIHLSVSRKGRNVLLDAKGVLSEDARAVIGGLLRHAGSLTAFGNTCAASYLRLVPHQEAPTRVCWSAANRSALVRVPLGWRGVDNLACRVNPRQKPDYKGDMFGQTVELRSPDGSADVHLLLAGIACAVREGFTGRKDALALAARGEVTGNVYDDKAALERLDTLPGSCAESARRLARDRKAYAKDGVFPEQTLDFCARRLADEKDETLARDLGGMTPEQRREALRRVVSSSLHCM
- a CDS encoding glycoside hydrolase family 75 protein, which gives rise to MKARALLLLPLLLALTGCKPEECADKKASARFDTSDPKNRPEPARFGARVETASPEALRQLEKAGKSFAVAAAPIEDMDASWRSGAVRFDGASNGTFVDALAASPTRSSPWTVRAGMAIDTDGPVSGYDPRVHQDPHRQRQTSMRYADGSSLDPTRVPYVVVPKSRKDLLGSVVVVRYNGQSALAVVGDCGPRFGEGSVALAQRLGIPSHGVSGGVGGGVTYSFQPDLRVRKPQGEGALLNALSDAGRTLQSAASAL
- a CDS encoding class II aldolase/adducin family protein; the protein is MTEAELRRELVKFGRLLFERDYTPGPSGNLSARLGPDLFLITPTGRSKGLLAPEDLVVIDGKGRKVRGRLSPTSESAMHLLFYALRPEVRAVVHAHPPTATSFACAGLPLDSPLSSEFIEALGCAPLASYATPGTPEVPDSLRDLARSHDAVLLANHGVVTVGKDLWDAYAKMETIEHFAQISMNVRLLGREALLGEKDIRKLLEARAHYQGLDRVPERRPGCPASPSAKAVDPAVVEQIVRAVIEKLA